The DNA segment GGGCGCAGGTGTGGTCGAGGCGGTGGGGGCGGGGGTGAAGCACGTGGCCGCCGGGGACCATGTGGCGCTCTCCACGCTCGCCAACTGCGGGGCGTGCGCGGACTGCGACCGGGGCAGGCCGACGATGTGCCGCAAGGCGATCGGGAGGCCTGGCCGGCCCTTCTCGCGCGGCGGCGATCCGCTGTACCAGTTCGCGTCCAACTCGGCCTTCGCCGAACGCACCGTCGTCAAGGCGGTCCAGGCCGTGAAGATCCCCGCCGAGATCCCGCTCACCTCGGCGGCCCTGATCGGGTGCGGGGTGCTGACAGGGGTCGGAGCGGTACTGAACCGGGCCAAGGTCGACCGCGGCGACTCGGTGGTCGTCATCGGCACCGGCGGCATCGGCCTCAACGTCCTTCAGGGGGCCCGGATCGCGGGGGCCGCGATGATCGTGGCGGTGGACGCGAACCCGGCGAAGGAGGCCGTGGCACGGCAGTTCGGGGCGACGCACTTCCTCACGTCGGCCGAGGGCGTCCGGGACGTCCTGCCGAAGGGGGCCGACCACGCCTTCGAGTGCGTGGGCCGGGTGGAGCTGATCCGCCAGGCCGTCGACCTCCTGGACCGCCACGGCCAGGCGATCCTCCTCGGTACCCCGCCCGCGACGGCGGAGGCGTCGTTCCTGGTGTCGTCGCTGTTCCTGGACAAGTCCATCCTGGGCTGCCGGTACGGGGCTTCGCGCCCCCAGCGGGACATTCCGCTGTACGCGGGGCTGTACGCGCGGGGGGCGCTGCTGCTGGACGAACTGGTGACGCGGACGTATCCGGTGGAGGACTTCGCCGGGGCGGTGGCCGACGCGGAAGGGGGGAAGGTGGCGCGGGGGGTGCTGACGTTCTGAGCGGTCCCGCGCCGTTCCACGGGGCCCCGCCGCACCCCTCCACGGGGCCCAGCCCCCGGCCCCGCTCCTCAATCGCCGGAGGGGCCGGGCGCGGGCGCGGCGCGCAGCGACCGTACCTGGGGTGACAGCAGCGCCCCGCACGTGGCCAGGACCGTGAGCACCGCGCACCCGGTCAGCGCGGCCCTGGTTCCCACGACCGCCGCGATCGGCCCCGCCACCAGCAGTCCCAGCGGCGCCAGCGCGAGGGAGCCGAACCAGTCGTAGGAGCTGACCCGGGACAGCACCGCCTCGGGGATCTCCCGCTGCATCGTGGTCTCCCACAGCGCGCCGAACACGTCGCTGGACAGGCCCGAGCAGAACATGGCCAGACAGATCACCCAGACCGGCACGTGCGCGGCGAGCAGCGCCATCGGCACCGCCATCGGGAAGACCGCGAGGACCGCGACCAGGATGGGGCGGCGCACCCGGAGCCGTACGGCGAAGGACGCCCCCGCGACCGTGCCCACCGCCTGTGCGGCGACGATCGCGGACCAGGCACCCGCACCGCCGAGGTGCGCCTCCGCCTCCAACGGCCCGAGGACCCCGGCTGTCGAGGAGGTCGCTGCCACCATGACGGCGGCCTGGCAGACCACGACCCACAGCCACTGCCGGGAGACGAACTCCTTCCAGCCGTCCCGGAGATCGGCCCAGCCGGAGGACGCGGCCCGCACGGCCGTCGTCAGCCGCAGCCCCCGGACCAGCCCGGCGCTCACCACGAAGGACGCGGCGTTCAGGGCGAGCGCCCAGCCGGCGCCGAACTGTGCGACGGTCACGCCGGACAGGGCCAGCCCGAGCACCATCGAACCGTTCATGCCGACCCGCAGCAGGGCGTTGGCCTGCTGGAGCTGTGCGGTGGGGACGATCTGCGGGACGACCCCGGACATCGCCGGGGCGAACAGCGCGCTTGCCGTGCCCGCCACCACCGCCAGCAGGCACATCGCGGTCAGCGGGGCGTGCCCGGTGAGCGTCATCGCGGCGAGTCCGGCGTAGGCGGCGGCCCCCAGGCAGTCCGAGATCATCATCAGCCGGGAGCGGGACATCCGGTCCGCGATCACCCCGCCGACCAGGATGAGGGCCAGCTGCGGCAGCGCCTGGCAGGCCAGCACCAGTGACAGCCGTCCGGGGGTGGCCCCCGGCAGCGCGAGCACCGCGAACGCCAGCGCCACCCGGGCGAAGGCGCTACCCAGGACGGAGATGGTCCGCGCGGACGCGAGCAGCACGAACCGCCTGTCCCGCCAGACCGACGGCAGCGCCGGGGCGACGGCCGCCCCGGCCCCGAGAGCCCCGGAGTCGGCAGCCCCGGAGTCGGCAGCCCCTGACCCGCCGGCGCCGGCCCCGGCCGCCCCGGCCCCCGCGAGCCCGCCACCAGGAGCCGAGCCCGCCGGGACGTCCGCAGGAGGGCCGGCCGGAGTGCCCATGGGGACGTCCACAGGGGCGTCCACGGGTGCGTTCGTCCGGATGTCCGCAGGGGGGGTCACAGGGGGGTCCGCGGAGATGCCGGTCGTCGGGCCCGCAGCTGCGGCCGCGGTCGTTTTCGAAGCGTCGGGAGGGAGTGCCATGGGCGGTCACCTTATGAGAGCGGGGCGGCCGGGCCGCCTCTTCCGGCCCCCCATTCGGGCCAACTTTCCGGCTCGTACGGAGCAGTCGTGATCCAGCCGGAATTCCGCTTGCCGCCGCCGCCCGGGTCTCGTATAAGCCAGGCGCCCCAAGGGCTTTCGCGTGATCCGGCGCCGGCGGTCCGACGCTTCCGGGAACTGTCATGCGCACGATGCGTGGCGTTCAGCCCCTCGGCCACCTCGTCCTGTGAATCTCAAGCGCGACAAGAGACCCCACAGGAGCCAGGGAGTCAATCCGTATGTCCGCAGACGACGCAGCACGCTCCGCTCTCACCGGCCGCCGCAGGTTCCTCGCAGGATCGGCCGCCGCGCTCGGCGCCGCCGCGACCGCGCAGCTGCCGTTCTCCGGCAGCGCTTCCGCCGCAACGCCCGGTGCCGCCCCCGCCACCGGATCCGCCGCGGCCCCGAAACTTCCTGACGGGTTGTTCAGACTCGGTGTCGGATCGGGCGATCCGCTGCCGGACGCGGTCGTGCTGTGGACCCGGCTCGCGCCCGACCCGATGAACGGCGGCGGCATGCCCGCCGTCCCCGTCACCGTCGAGTGGCAGGTCGCCGACGACGCGAAGTTCACCAAGATCGTCCGGAGCGGCACCGAACAGGCCGTGCCCGGGCTGGCCCACAGCGTGCACGCCGACGCCAAGGGTCTCCGGCCCGGCCGCCAGTACTGGTACCGCTTCCGCTGCGACGGCCAGATCTCGGCCGTCGGCCGCACCCACACCGCGCCGTCCCCGCTCTCGGCCGGCGGCAGCCTCCGTATCGCGCTCGCCTCCTGCCAGAACTGGCAGCACGGCTACTTCACGCCGTACGCCGACATGCGCGCGCAGGACCCGGACCTGGTCCTCTTCGTCGGCGACTACATCTACGAGTCCGCCCCGGCGGCCGGCTCCGTACGGCTCCACACCGGCAAGGGCGAGCCCTACACCCTGGACGAGTACCGGAACCGCTACGCCCAGTACCGCACCGACCCCGACCTCCAGGCCATGCAGGCGTACGCGCCCTGGGTGGTGACCTTCGACGACCACGAGGTCGACAACGACTTCGCGGGCGAGGTGCCGCAGGACCCGGCGAAGCAGTCGCACGACGCGTTCGTCGCCCGGCTCACCGCCGCGTACCAGGCGTACTACGAGCACATGCCGGTCCGGGCCACGGCGGTGCCGAACGGCCCGCACATCCAGATGTACCGGCGCTTCGACTACGGCAGGCTCGTCCGGCTGAACGTCCTGGACACCCGCCAGTTCCGCACCGACCAGGCCGCGACCCAGGCGGGCGCCGAGGACCCGTCCCGCACCATGCTGGGCGCGGTCCAGAAGGACTGGCTGCTGAAGGGGCTGACCCGGTCACCGGCCCGCTGGAACGTCATCGCCTCCCAGATCATGATGGCCGAAACCGATCTGATGCCCGGCAAGGGCAAGCTCTGGTACTACGACGCGTGGGACGGCTACCAGGTCGAACGGAACGCGCTGATGCGGCAGTTCCAGTCGGTGCGCAACCCGCTGGTGCTCTCCGGCGACCGCCATCTGACGATGATCAGTGACCTGAAGAAGGACTTCGCCGACCCGAAGTCCGCCGTGGTCGGGGCGGAGTTCGTGGGGACGTCGATCTCCAGCAGCGGCGACCAGGACCAGACCGTGTTCCACCAGCAGTGGGACCCGCTGAAGGCGGACAACCCGCACTGGAAGGTCATCGACGCCCACCGCGGCTACCACCTCTTCGACATCGGGGAGTCGTCGGTGGACGCCCAGGTGCGGGTGGTGGACACGGTCCTCAGCAAGAAGGCGAAGGCCAGCACGCTCGCCCGGCTCCAGGTGCGGTCGGACCGGCCGGGCGTGCAGGTGGTGTGAGGCGCCCCGCGCGCCGGCCGGGCGGGGCGCCGGGGGGCGCCCGGCCCGGCCGGCACGTCACACCGTGGCCCTCGTCCGGAACGTACGCCGGTAGACGGTCGCGTACGGACATCGGCTCCTGCCCGGCCATGTCCCGCAGCCGGCGCGGTTCGTGGGGCCGGGACCGGGACCGTGGGTGTGTCCGGCGAGACGGGCCTGGTGGTCCAGACCTGTCCTTGATATGCATCAGACACTGTGACTGACAAGCACCCGACCGACCAGGTCATTCCCCGCGCGATCACCGCCCCGCCCACTGCGGCCACCCCGACCGTCCCACTCGTCCCGGCTGCCCCGGTGGCTTCGGTGAGTGAGCCGCTCGCCCTCTGGAACCGTAACTTCCGCTTCTTCTTCACCGCTCGCACCGTCGCCCGCTTCGGTGACGGCATGGTCCCGGTCGCCCTGGCCGCCGGCCTCCTCGACACCGGCCATGGCGCCTCGTCGGTCAGCTTCGCCCTCGGTGCCTGGATGGTGTGCTTCGCGGGCTTCGTGATCGTGGGCGGCGTGCTGGCCGACCGGTTCACGCCGCGCCGGATGATGGTGCTCGCCGACGCGATGCGGCTGGTGGCGACCACCGTGCTGGCCGTCGTCTTCGTGGCGGGCGCGCCGCCGCTCTGGCTGGTGTACGGGCTGAGCGCGGTCAACGGCCTGGGCGCCGCGCTCTTCCAGCCGGGCGTCGCGAGCATGCTGCCCAAAGTGGTGCCCGACGTGCAGCGCGGCAACGCGCTGCTGCGGGTCGCCGAGTCGCTGACGACGATGGCGGGCCCGGCGGCGGCCGGCGCCCTGGCCGGAGTGGGCGGTCCCGGCACCGTCTTCGGTGTGAACGCGGCGACCTTCGCGGTCAGCGGCGCCTGTCTCTTCCTCATCCGGATGGCGCCGATGGCCCGCACGCACGGCGAGACGCTTGTCGCGGAAATCGTAGGCGGCTGGCGGGAGTTCAAGGCGCGCAACTGGCTCTGGGGTGTCATCGCGGTCTGGACCGTGTACGGGGTGACGGTCCTCGGGCCGCTGACGCCGCTGGAAGCGGTCGTGGTCACCGAGCGGCACAGCTCGGCGGTGTACGGCCTGATGATGACGGTCAACGGCGCGGGCAACGCGGTCGGCGGCCTGATCGCCATGCGCGCCCGGCCCCGCCGCCCGCTCTTCGCGGGCACCTTCGCGCTGTTCGGGGTGATCGCCAACCTGCTGGTGCTGGCGTACGACGTACCGCTCGCGCTGCTGTCGGCAGGCTTCTTCGTCGGCGGGGTGGCGTTCGCGTTCTGGCTGGTCATGTGGTCGACGACGGTCCAGACGCACGTACCGACCGAGGCGCTCAACCGGCTGCACGCGTACGACGTGGCCGGTTCGCTGATCATGCTCGCGGTGGGGCGGGCGCTGGCCGGCCCGGTCGCCGACGCGGTCGGGATGAAGCGGGTGCTGGTGACCGGGATGGTGATCAACGTACTGGTGTGCGCGGTGCTGTTCGCGGTACCGGCGATCAGGGGGCTGCGACGCACGGGGGAGCTGACGGAGTAGCGGCGGCCGGCGTGGCCCGATCGTATCGGAGGCTGTCCTCCGGGCCACTCGTACCGAGGTTCCCGCCCGGCGATGCTGAGCGCGTGACCCAGACATCCGAACCCTTCGCCGCACAGCGCTTCCGGGAGCAACCGACGCCCGGCCGGCCACGCCTGCACCGCGCCTGGTTCGTGGCCGCGGTGACCTTTGTGACGATCATCGGCGCCGCGGCCTTCGCCTCGCTGCCGGGCCTGCTGATCGACCCGCTGCACGACGAGTTCCACTGGTCGCGCGGCATGATCGGCCTCGCGGTCTCGGTGAACCTCGCGCTGTACGGGCTCACGGCGCCGTTCGCAGCGGCACTGATGGACCGCTTCGGAATCCGCCGCGTGGTGGCCGTCGCGCTCACCGTCATCTCGGTGGGCTCGGTGCTCACGGTGTGGATGACCACCGCATGGCAACTGGTCCTCTACTGGGGCGTCCTGGTCGGCATGGGCAGCGGGTCGATGGCCCTGGCCTTCGCTGCGACGGTGACCAACCGCTGGTTCGTCGCCAGGCGCGGGCTGGTCACCGGCGTTCTCACGGCGGCGAGCGCCTCGGGCCAGCTGGTCTTCCTGCCGGTCCTGTCCTGGCTGGTCGTGCACCACGGCTGGCGCCCGGCGGCGGTCACCGTGGCGCTCGCGGCGCTGGCGGTGGTGCCACTGGTGTGGCTCCTGCTGCGGGACCATCCGGCGGACGTGGGCCAGTCGGCCTACGGGGCACCGGAGTTCGTACCGAAGCCGCCCCCGCTGACGGGTGCGGCCCGGCGGACGGTCGGCGTGCTCGCCAGGGCGGCCAGGACCGGACCGTTCTGGCTGCTCGCCGGGACCTTCGCGATCTGCGGGGCGTCCACCAACGGCCTGGTGAAGACCCACTTCGTGCCGGCGGCGCACGACCACGGCATGCCGGTGACGGCCGCCGCGTCGCTGCTCGCGGTGATCGGCGTCTTCGATGTCGTGGGCACGATCGCGTCCGGCTGGTTCACCGACCGCTTCGAGCCCCGCCGCCTGCTGGCGGTCTACTACGCGCTGCGCGGCATCTCCCTGCTCTTCCTGCCGATGCTGCTC comes from the Streptomyces sp. NBC_01471 genome and includes:
- a CDS encoding Zn-dependent alcohol dehydrogenase; protein product: MRGVVFDGKQAQVVDDLEIRDPGPGEVLVDVAAAGLCHSDLSVIDGTIPFPVPVVLGHEGAGVVEAVGAGVKHVAAGDHVALSTLANCGACADCDRGRPTMCRKAIGRPGRPFSRGGDPLYQFASNSAFAERTVVKAVQAVKIPAEIPLTSAALIGCGVLTGVGAVLNRAKVDRGDSVVVIGTGGIGLNVLQGARIAGAAMIVAVDANPAKEAVARQFGATHFLTSAEGVRDVLPKGADHAFECVGRVELIRQAVDLLDRHGQAILLGTPPATAEASFLVSSLFLDKSILGCRYGASRPQRDIPLYAGLYARGALLLDELVTRTYPVEDFAGAVADAEGGKVARGVLTF
- a CDS encoding MFS transporter; its protein translation is MDAPVDVPMGTPAGPPADVPAGSAPGGGLAGAGAAGAGAGGSGAADSGAADSGALGAGAAVAPALPSVWRDRRFVLLASARTISVLGSAFARVALAFAVLALPGATPGRLSLVLACQALPQLALILVGGVIADRMSRSRLMMISDCLGAAAYAGLAAMTLTGHAPLTAMCLLAVVAGTASALFAPAMSGVVPQIVPTAQLQQANALLRVGMNGSMVLGLALSGVTVAQFGAGWALALNAASFVVSAGLVRGLRLTTAVRAASSGWADLRDGWKEFVSRQWLWVVVCQAAVMVAATSSTAGVLGPLEAEAHLGGAGAWSAIVAAQAVGTVAGASFAVRLRVRRPILVAVLAVFPMAVPMALLAAHVPVWVICLAMFCSGLSSDVFGALWETTMQREIPEAVLSRVSSYDWFGSLALAPLGLLVAGPIAAVVGTRAALTGCAVLTVLATCGALLSPQVRSLRAAPAPGPSGD
- a CDS encoding alkaline phosphatase is translated as MSADDAARSALTGRRRFLAGSAAALGAAATAQLPFSGSASAATPGAAPATGSAAAPKLPDGLFRLGVGSGDPLPDAVVLWTRLAPDPMNGGGMPAVPVTVEWQVADDAKFTKIVRSGTEQAVPGLAHSVHADAKGLRPGRQYWYRFRCDGQISAVGRTHTAPSPLSAGGSLRIALASCQNWQHGYFTPYADMRAQDPDLVLFVGDYIYESAPAAGSVRLHTGKGEPYTLDEYRNRYAQYRTDPDLQAMQAYAPWVVTFDDHEVDNDFAGEVPQDPAKQSHDAFVARLTAAYQAYYEHMPVRATAVPNGPHIQMYRRFDYGRLVRLNVLDTRQFRTDQAATQAGAEDPSRTMLGAVQKDWLLKGLTRSPARWNVIASQIMMAETDLMPGKGKLWYYDAWDGYQVERNALMRQFQSVRNPLVLSGDRHLTMISDLKKDFADPKSAVVGAEFVGTSISSSGDQDQTVFHQQWDPLKADNPHWKVIDAHRGYHLFDIGESSVDAQVRVVDTVLSKKAKASTLARLQVRSDRPGVQVV
- a CDS encoding MFS transporter; the protein is MTDKHPTDQVIPRAITAPPTAATPTVPLVPAAPVASVSEPLALWNRNFRFFFTARTVARFGDGMVPVALAAGLLDTGHGASSVSFALGAWMVCFAGFVIVGGVLADRFTPRRMMVLADAMRLVATTVLAVVFVAGAPPLWLVYGLSAVNGLGAALFQPGVASMLPKVVPDVQRGNALLRVAESLTTMAGPAAAGALAGVGGPGTVFGVNAATFAVSGACLFLIRMAPMARTHGETLVAEIVGGWREFKARNWLWGVIAVWTVYGVTVLGPLTPLEAVVVTERHSSAVYGLMMTVNGAGNAVGGLIAMRARPRRPLFAGTFALFGVIANLLVLAYDVPLALLSAGFFVGGVAFAFWLVMWSTTVQTHVPTEALNRLHAYDVAGSLIMLAVGRALAGPVADAVGMKRVLVTGMVINVLVCAVLFAVPAIRGLRRTGELTE
- a CDS encoding MFS transporter, with the translated sequence MTQTSEPFAAQRFREQPTPGRPRLHRAWFVAAVTFVTIIGAAAFASLPGLLIDPLHDEFHWSRGMIGLAVSVNLALYGLTAPFAAALMDRFGIRRVVAVALTVISVGSVLTVWMTTAWQLVLYWGVLVGMGSGSMALAFAATVTNRWFVARRGLVTGVLTAASASGQLVFLPVLSWLVVHHGWRPAAVTVALAALAVVPLVWLLLRDHPADVGQSAYGAPEFVPKPPPLTGAARRTVGVLARAARTGPFWLLAGTFAICGASTNGLVKTHFVPAAHDHGMPVTAAASLLAVIGVFDVVGTIASGWFTDRFEPRRLLAVYYALRGISLLFLPMLLAPSVHPPMVLFIVFYGLDWVATVPPTIALCREHYGEDSAIVFGWVLASHQVGAAVVAYVGGVVRDVFGSYDVIWYASGAMCAAAALMALVLSPRATGTASPADTPAA